A window of the Archocentrus centrarchus isolate MPI-CPG fArcCen1 chromosome 9, fArcCen1, whole genome shotgun sequence genome harbors these coding sequences:
- the LOC115785359 gene encoding transducin-like enhancer protein 1 isoform X3, with protein MFPQGRHPTPHQAPGQPFKFTIPESLDRIKEEFQFLQAQYHSLKLECEKLASEKTEMQRHYVMYYEMSYGLNIEMHKQTEIAKRLNTICAQVIPFLSQEHQQQVVQAVERAKQVTMAELNAVIGQQHLSHTHGGAPVPLTPHPAGLHPSQLGGSASLLALSGALGAIPPHLAGKESADKKPHLSGQDSHPAGPEHLREREPSTSNSLLPESLRNSDKRRNGPDFSNDTKKRKVDDKDSSHYDSDAEKSDDNLVVDVSNEDPASPRGTPLPSPRENGLDKGRLLKKDPCSPASTASSASSSSLKSKEMAMRDKAGTPGLKSSTPTPRGDSTPGPSSTPGIRPSLSKPPSMEIPHPPTAGLRTPLAVPGPYPGAFGMLPHTAGMNGELAGAAGAAAYAAGLHNMSPQMSAAAAAAVAAYGRSPMVGFDPHPHMRVPGMPPSLTGIPGGKPAYSFHVVADGQMQPVPFPPDALVGPGIPRHARQINTLNHGEVVCAVTISNPTRHVYTGGKGCVKVWDISHPGNKSPVSQLDCLNRDNYIRSCRLLPDGRTLIVGGEASTLSIWDLATPTPRIKAELTSSAPACYALAISPDSKVCFSCCSDGNIAVWDLHNQTLVRQFQGHTDGASCIDISNDGTKLWTGGLDNTVRSWDLREGRQLQQHDFTSQIFSLGYCPTGEWLAVGMESSNVEVLHVTKPDKYQLHLHESCVLSLQFAYCGKWFVSTGKDNLLNAWRTPYGASIFQSKESSSVLSCDISVDDKYIVTGSGDKKATVYEVIY; from the exons ATGTTTCCCCAGGGGCGACACCCG ACGCCCCACCAGGCTCCAGGCCAGCCCTTCAAGTTCACCATCCCAGAGTCACTGGACCGCATCAAGGAGGAGTTCCAGTTTCTTCAGGCACAGTACCACAG tcTCAAACTGGAGTGTGAAAAGCTGGCCAGTGAAAAAACAGAGATGCAGAGGCACTACGTCATG TACTATGAGATGTCGTATGGTCTCAACATCGAAATGCACAAACAG ACTGAGATTGCCAAGAGACTAAACACCATCTGTGCACAAGTCATTCCCTTCCTCTCACAGGAG catcagcagcaggtgGTTCAAGCTGTGGAGCGAGCCAAGCAGGTGACCATGGCAGAGCTCAATGCTGTCATCGGG CAGCAGCACTTGTCCCATACCCATGGTGGTGCTCCTGTGCCCCTCACTCCTCACCCTGCTGGCCTCCATCCTTCTCAGCTGGGTGGTTCAGCTAGTCTTCTGGCTCTGTCAGGAGCGCTTGGTGCCATTCCTCCTCATCTAGCAGGAAAAGAGAGTGCTGACAAAAAACCTCACTTGTCCGGACAAGACTCACACCCTGCGGGACCTGAACACCTGAGAG AGCGCGAGCCCAGCACA AGTAACTCATTGCTGCCAGAAAGTCTTAGGAACTCAGATAAGCGACGCAATGGACCTGACTTCTCAAATGATACCAAAAAGCGAAAGGTGGATGACAAGGACTCTAGTCACTAT GATAGCGATGCAGAGAAAAGTGATGATAATTTGGTGGTAGATGTCTCAAATGAG GATCCAGCGTCCCCTCGTGGCACACCTCTCCCCTCTCCTAGAGAAAATGGCTTGGATAAAGGACGTCTTCTCAAGAAAGACCCTTGTAGTCCAGCCTCTACTGCATcatcagccagctcctcctccctAAAGTCCAAAGAGATGGCAATG CGAGATAAGGCAGGTACACCTGGGCTAAAGTCAAGCACGCCCACACCTAGAGGTGACTCCACCCCAGGGCCAAGCTCCACCCCTGGAATTCGACCAAGTCTATCAAAACCCCCCTCCATGGAAATACCACATCCACCTA ctgcaggttTGCGAACTCCCCTGGCTGTACCAGGTCCATATCCAGGTGCGTTTGGTATGTTGCCCCATACAGCAGGGATGAATGGGGAGCTAGCTGGTGCAGCCGGAGCTGCAGCCTATGCTGCTGGACTGCACAACATGTCACCTCAGATGAGTGCTGCAGCTGCGGCTGCAGTGGCTGCATATGGCAGGTCACCAATG GTTGGTTTTGATCCTCATCCTCACATGCGAGTTCCTGGAATGCCTCCTAGTCTGACAGGAATCCCTGGTGGCAAACC TGCCTACTCCTTTCATGTCGTGGCAGACGGACAGATGCAACCAGTTCCATTCCCTCCAGATGCTTTGGTGGGCCCTGGGATCCCTCGTCATGCCCGTCAGATCAACACACTGAACCACGGAGAGGTGGTGTGTGCCGTTACCATCAGTAACCCCACCCGACATGTGTACACAGGAGGAAAGGGTTGTGTCAAGGTCTGGGACATTAGTCACCCAGGAAACAAGAGCCCTGTGTCCCAGCTTGACTGTCTG AACCGAGACAACTACATCCGGTCCTGTCGTCTCCTCCCTGATGGTCGGACACTTATTGTGGGAGGTGAGGCCAGCACGTTGTCAATCTGGGATTTGGCCACGCCCACTCCCAGGATTAAAGCAGAGTTGACATCATCAGCACCAGCATGCTACGCTTTGGCCATTAGCCCGGACTCCAAAGTCTGCTTCTCCTGCTGCAGTGATGGAAACATCGCAGTTTGGGACTTGCACAACCAGACGCTGGTTAG GCAGTTCCAGGGCCACACAGATGGAGCCAGCTGTATCGACATCTCCAATGATGGCACCAAGCTGTGGACCGGAGGCTTGGATAATACTGTCCGCTCCTGGGATCTAAGGGAGGGacgccagctgcagcagcatgaCTTTACATCACAG ATCTTCTCTCTTGGCTACTGTCCGACAGGAGAATGGCTTGCTGTTGGAATGGAGAGCAGCAACGTTGAGGTTCTTCACGTAACCAAACCAGACAAATACCAGCTTCATCTACATGAGAGCTGCGTACTctccctgcagtttgcctactgTG GCAAATGGTTTGTGAGTACAGGAAAGGACAACTTACTGAATGCATGGAGGACACCTTATGGAGCCAGCATATTCCAG tCTAAGGAATCCTCCTCGGTACTAAGCTGTGACATATCTGTGGATGACAAGTACATTGTTACTGGTTCAGGGGACAAGAAGGCCACTGTTTATGAGGTCATCTACTGA